AAGGACACAAGTTTGTCGGATCTCGGCGGTTCTGGTGTAGTAAGTACTTTGATGGTGAATGGACGAGATTCAAAGAGTCATAAGAAGAAGACGAAGACCAGTCTAGAAGATGCCCACGAAATTGTCAGTATGAACGGTTCTCTTCTGTATCTCCCTCATTAAACGTTGCTTTAAATCAATTGTAAAGTTTGATGCTTGTGTTTATTGCTTCTTGATTTTCTCTATATTGTAACAGCCCATTGTCTTGAAAGACCAAGATGAAAATATACCAAAAGGGGAAGATGAGAAATCTGCTGAACCAACATCTAGCAATATGGTTTTGAAAAAGCTTCTTGTGAGCTTAAATCATCTTTTTGTTTTTATTTTTTCGGGTAACAAGATCTCTCTTTGTGATGACAATTGTTGGATGTGTTGTAATTATTAGCGTGGAGCGAGGTATTTTGACCCACCTGATGCTGGTTGGGAGACTTGCTATAGTTGTGGGGAGCCTGGTCACGTTACTATTAATTGTCCAACTCCAACAAAGCGTAAGAAGCCTTGCTTTATTTGCGGCAGTTTGGAACACGGTGCAAAGCAGTGTACAAAGGTGCGGTCTTGAGCCTCGGCTGTTTTTTTTTAATTGTTCCAATATACTCTCTTTAGCCTTATGTCTAGGGTTGTTCCTTGTTTGTACAGGGACACGATTGTTATATTTGCAAAAAAAGTGGCCACCGAGCGAAAGATTGTCCAGATAAGTACAAAAGCGGATCTAAATCAGCTGTTTGCTTAAGATGTGGAGACTTTGGACATGACATGATATTGTGCAAGTATGAGTACTCTCGAGATGATTTGAAGGTATCTTTGTATTTAATAATCTTGCTTAAGGTTTCTTTTTCACGCCTTCTGTTGTTTTCTGGTTGCTTTAGTATATAATTGGCCTAGATTGTAGTTCAGACAAATGATGCTACTGTATTTACTTTGACCAGGATATACAGTGCTATGTCTGTAAAAGCTTTGGCCATCTGTGCTGTGTTGAACCTGGCAACTCACCGTCATGGGCTGTGTCTTGCTACAGATGTGGTCAACTGGGTCACATTGGATTGGTAAGTTGTTGAGATTCTTGTTTTCAATCATCCACACGAGTCCGCGGCTCTAAACTGAATCGATCTATTCTCATAGTATCGATGCTGAGTTCATTATCTGAATATAATAATTTTCTCTATAGGCATGTGGTAGATACCATGAGGAAAGCACAGAAAAAGATTCTGCCAGCTCATGCTTTAGGTGTGGGGAAGAAGGGCATTTCTCACGTGAATGCCCCAACTCGTCGAGCATAAGCACTTCACATGGAAGAGACTCGCCGAGTTTGTGCTACAGATGTAATGGAGCAGGACATTTTGCTCGTGAATGTCCGAATTCCTTCCAGGTAGACGCTCTATTTCACTCTCTGCTTTTGACTTTTCTTCACTTTTTCCCTTTCTCTCTCATGTTATGTGACTCAGCGCTCCCTTTTTTTCTTCTGCATGTAGGTTTCTAAGAGTAACCGTGAGACATCTACACCATCGAGCAATTCTCACAAGAAATTCAAAGAAACTCCGGAATACAATTCTACTCCCTATGAATCCAATGGGAAGAAGACTAAGAAGAAGAAGAGGAGTAAAGAAAACTCAGAACACGATTCTACTCCCCATGAATCCAATGGGAAGAAGAAGAAGAAGAGTAAAGAAAACTCGCAACATTATTCTACTCCCCATGAGTCTAACGGGAAGTTGAAGAGTAAGAAGAAAACACATAAAGGAGAACAAGCCCATTCTACACCACAGAAATCAAAACAGAGAGGGGGTTGGATCACAGAGGATCCGGAGGAAGATTCTTTCCAAAGAGGAAAGATGAGGAGACTGAGGTCTCCTGTTACACCATCGGGTCATAACCACCATAGGGTACCCACTACATATATGGGTGGTCATAAGCAAAGGTCACCAACATTCCATTCCGGTGGGAATTTTCCGACCACACCATATGGTAGAAACTCATCATTCGAGTCTAGTGGGCGTGTCTCGAGTCATCCACCTTCAAGGTGGCAGCCAAATTATCCTTCTTCCCGTCATCATCAGCATAATCAAAGATATGCACCTGCACCCTCAAGGTATGGTTCGGCCCACCACTATGACGAGTTTCAAGGGGACTATGGTCGTTGGTAGTGTCAATAGATCTGGTCAGCGACGATCTAGCTCGAAATCAGTTATGCTTGATGGTCTTTGTTGGGGATCACAGGTTAGCTTAGTTTCCATAGGCGTCTAGTATTTGTATCAAGTTTTGGGGTCAGCATTATGTTTTGTTATCCTCACCAAACACAATTTGTTTAGTCAGTCCTCGTTTCCTTTCCCCATGTCAACACATCAGATTTTTCTTTGTTTTATCTAGGCTTGAGACGGATCGGGTATCCGGGCAATTTTAAAGTATCCAGATTCAGATCTTTATACGTCGGATCCATAATTTTACTATCCTTATCCGGATCCGGTGTTCTCGGGTATCCGGATGTTAGATATCTTTCTAAAAATGGTAATATCCTGCTGATATCTGGGTGTTGGATATCCTTCTAAAAATGGTAATATCCTGCGGATATCCGAATTTGGATCCTTAAATAAATAAAAAATAATATTAATATATATATATATAAAGTATTAACAATAATTAAAAAATAAAAATTTATATAATGTCTTTAATTATTTCTATGTATAATATTACAAAATTTACATAAAATTTATATATACTATTATAAAAATGAAAATATATTAAATAAAATTAATTTTTATATATAGATATTACTATTTTTGAAATATTTATTAATAAAACTTACGGATCCGGATATCCGGACTTAAAAATTAAGATATCCAGATCCGGATCCGTCAAAGCCTGATCCAACATTTTACTATCCGGATCCGGATTCGACCCCTCCGGATATCCGGATTTTCGGATCGGATCCGGATCGGATCCGGATCGAATTTCGGATCGGATCCGGATCGAATCTCGGATCGGATCCGGATCTCATCTCGGATCGGATCCGGATCTCATCTCGGATCGGATCCGGATCTCGGATAAAAGTCCCATGCCTAGTTTTATCTGTATTTTTTTTGTTTAATTTCAAATCTGGGGATACTTTTTTTTTTGTTATCGGTCATGATTTCATTTTTTAAATTGATTATTTTTTCTTAATCAACCAATCAAAATTAGGTTATTGAAAACAGCGCAAAAATAAGAAATTATTCTCCAAATTTAAAAATCATTGTCAATGTCAAAATCGGCAAAATCTTTTTGTTAATTCGTAAATTTGAATTAATTTGTGATTTTCATTTCAAATAGCTTTTACTGATATCTATACCATGTTTTGCTCAGATTTTATTTTGTTGACTTCTGTTTTGTCAACAACAAAACAAAGACACATGAGTTCTTTACACAATCATCACATCTTTCCTAGGATGGATTTAATCACTAAACTAGGACTATGAAGAGCCTTAAGGAAAAGCTATATTGGATAGGAACCGAAGCCACATGCCGATTATTTTGGAGACAATACAACAAAAACCAAACGATATCTTTAAACGACACAATCTTTCACAAAGCATCACACTTCAAACAAGTAGTAATACCATAACTACCATTGAAGCCAAAAGCCTTAAAGGCACCGTCTAAATATGCCAAAGAAGCTGGGCGCAAGCATCACTTCTGTAGGGACGCGCAAGCATCACATCTGTAGGGACGACTTCACAAAAGAGCTAACCAAAGCAAGCCCAAACCAACCCATATTGACTGAATCCATAGTAAGAGCATCAAACTTTATGGAGACGACTAGCACTACTGAAACGGGTCCATCCTAAAGGAACAAGCCTCGTCGCTATAACATCTTCAATCACTGAGCCAAGGCTATCGATGACGATGACAAAGTTGAAGTGACAGAACACCAGAGACACAATACTATCAAAAGGGCAAGATAGAAACATAATTTATTCGACAAGGTGGGATCAAGGAAGATGGGATCGTGAAAGACCAAATCGTAGACCACAATCGACTCTTACATTGCTTCACCAAACTCGAAGGAAGAATTATCGAGTTACATCAGATGTGACTTCAACATGTACCGCACACCAGAAAGAAGATTTATAGATATGGTCAAGCACAACAATCAAACCACCGCGTCGCAGAAGAGATCAGACCACACCACACAATCTTCGAAAACATTGAATGACCCTTCAACACCTCTAAAGCCAAATAAACTACACTACCGACTCTCTCCCAGTGCCGACGAGACTCGCCGGAGAAGGAGAACCGGTCAACTTTTTCCTTTAACCGCCGCTAGTTTTTGTTTTGTTTTGGAGAGGTTTTTTCAAATGGTTTATCTAAAAGTTTTGGTTCAGATTTCCTTTGTTATATCTGCTTTTTAACCTTTATAACTAGTTTATATTTTTTTACCAGTTTATAAATTATCATCTTTAACAAAAAATTATCAGTTTTTATATTTAATATATATTCTTGTCTTAAATTTGGAGAATGACATCATCTTTTCCCGAGTTTTAAATTATTCATTTTCAATTGCCTAAAAAAATTTATAAAATGAAACCAGGCTTAATAACAAATACAAGATCATCTTCAAAATTTATACAAAGATGAATGTGAAAAAAAAATTAAGTAGTTGATCTGGAAAAAGGAAATGAGGGTTGCACAGACTACATATGTAGGAGAACTTGAGAAGATAGCAAACCATCAGGCCACCATTAACCGGAGTGCTTACCCCGGTGCTTAACCTTTAAAAAAATAATAATAAATGGAAGTAGCAGCGCTTAAACAAGCGCAGTAAGCGTCGGTTGTTCCCTCTGTTCGCGGGCCCCACTGACACTTGGCGGCCTGCGATTGATTCATTTTTTTTTTTTTAATCAGACAAAAAACCAAAAAAAAAATAAAATAAAATAAATTAAGCACTCCATTTGGGGTGCTAGGGTTAATTATGTACTCAAGAAACCAATCTTAAAACATTGGATGTTGTGAATGAGTCAAGTGGCCCAAATATCCTAAAAAACTATTTGAATTGACAACTACAAGTTAAAGATTTTCACAATTTTTTAATCAATTTATACATTTAAATACATTTTTATCTTAGATGCGAAGATTAATATCTACCAATTTTTTTTCAAATTGTCCACCATAAAAAAATATAAATTAATGATAAGGGTAATTCTCCTAAATAGACTATTTTCAAGTTTTGATCACAAAAATAGATCACAACGAGGAAAATGACCAAAATATTTTATTTAATAGGTAAAAAGACCCTACTACCCTAGATATATAAAAAAAATAAAAAAATAAATAAAAAATAAATAAATAAATAAATAAAAATAAAAAAAATAAATTTTTTTTTATTTTTTTTATAGTTTTAGATTATATGTTTTCAAATTTGAACTTTTTTATAAATTTCTTATTTTTTTATAAATTTGTTTTTCGAAATTTTTTTTATATTTTTTTTTCAAATTTTATTTTTGTAATTCGAAAATACTTTTTGAAACTATTTTTAAAATTTTTATTTTCAAATTTTTAATATTTATTTTTTATTTTTTATTTTATAAAATTTTAAATATCAATCATAAATCTCCACCGCTCAACTCTAAACCTTAAAGTTTGGATTAGTTAACCCTAGGGGTATAAGTGTATATTTACCTCTTTAATGAAATATTTTGGTCATTTTGATCTTTAGAATCTATATTTGTGACATAAACTTTTTTAGTGCTATACTATGGTATTTCACTAGCGATAAAGGTTAAGAAAACAGATATACCAAAGGGAAATCTGAACAAAAACTTTTATGATAAACCATTTGAAAAAAACCTCTCAAAAACAAAAAAAAAACCTAGCAGCAGTTAAAGGAAAAAGTTGATCGGTTCTCCTTCTCCGGCGAGTCTCGTCAGCACTGGGAAAGAGTCGGTAGTGTAGTTTATTTGGCTTTAGAGATGTTGAAGGGTCATTCAATATTTTTGAAGATTGTGTGGTGTGGTATGATCTCTTCTGCGACGCGGTGGTTTGATTGTTGTGCTTGACCATATCTATAAATCTATAAATCTTCTTCTTGGTGTGCGGTACATGTTGAAGTCACCTCTGATGTAACTTGTTAATTCTTCCTTCGAGTTTGGTGAAGCAATGTAAGGGTCGATTGTGGTCTGCGATTTGGTCTTTCACGATCTTATCTTCCTTGATCCCACCTTGTCGAATGACTTATGTTTATATCTTGTCTTTTTGATAGTATTGTGTCTCCGGTGTTCTTTCACATCAACTTTGTCATCGTCATTAATAGCCTGGGTTCAGTGATTGAAGAGATTATAGCGACGAGGCTTTTTCCTTTAGGATGGACCCGTTTCGAGTATGTGGTGCTAGTCGTCTCCATGAAGTTTGATGCTCTTACTATAGATTCAGTAAAGGTACAGACTGGTTGGGCTTACTTTGGTTAGCTCTTGTGTGAAGTCGTGTCTACAGACGTGACGCTTGTGCCCAACTGTCTTTTTTTCAACCTTTATAACTAGTTTATATTTTTTTATGGTGGACGGTTTAAAAAAATTTGGTAGATGTTATTCTTTGAATCTAAGGTAAAAATGTATTTGTGTTACAAAAAAAAAGAAGGTAAAAATGTATTTAAATGTATAAATTGATTAAAAAATTGTAAAAATCTTTAACTCATAGTTGTCAATTTAAATAGTTTTAAGGATATTTGGGCCACTTGACTCCTTCACAACATCTTATTATATATTAAAACAAAAGTCAGAATCTTGATTTATGTGTGATTTAAAAAAAACAAATAACCTAATAGACTTATTACTAGAAAGTCATGTTACATTTAATCTCTAATCTTATATTATTATAGGTCTAAATAACCTATTTTCTAGATTATAGGAACTAAATAATATGTCTATAACATAATATTGCTACATTATAGGAACTAAATAACTATCAATCATTTCCAAGCAAAAAAACGTGATTTGGAAACTCTGTTATCAAATTTTTACTTTCATATCCTGCTGTATCATCGTGTTTGAAAGAGATTGCAAGGAGCAGAAGTATTTCTCGAGACTTCTACACCTAATCAGATACATTTTTAAAACTAAACTGATTTCACATTGATTTGTGTTTTGTATATAGTTCATTTACAAAATATAATTAAATGTTTAATTAAATTCGTTATAAAATTTATACACGAAGCTTTAAGTTTAGGTTTTGTTAATTTTCTTATTTTGTGAAATGTTTGATTATCTTTGGAGATGATAATATTTTAATATTTTCCAAATTCTTTTTCTATTTATTTATTCATTAATGAAATAGTAATCAAACAGACAAACAAAAAAATATAAGAAGAAATAAACACATGTGAAAGTTTGAAACAACCTATTTGATGGAGAACAAATATACTCTAATATTATTATGTTTGAACAACCTTAATATACTCGATAATATAAATCTACGAAGCTAAACGTTTAATTTCTTAATAACTTTTGAAAGTTTGAAACAACCAATTCAATAAAAATATGATAAAATTATTATGTTTTAAAAAGTGATAGACAAACCTCATATATATTATAATATATATATCAATTAAGAATTAAAAATAAAATGTTTATATAAAAAAAATGAAAACAAAAATCGCGCGGATCGAAATCTAGTTCAGATTGGTTTCTTAATGGTTTGATAGCTTCTCTAGTTCTCCTACGTATATAGTTTGTGCAGCCCTCATTTCCTTTTTCCAGATCAACTGTTAAAATTTTTTTTTCACATTCATCTTTGTATAACTTTTGAAGATGATCTTGTATTTGTTATTAAGCTTGATTTCATTTTATACAGTATTTTGAGCAATTGAAAATGAATAATTAAAACACAGGAAAAGATGATGTCGATCTCCAAATTTAAGACAAGAATATATATTAAATATAAAAACTGATAATTTTTTGTTAACTCATATAATCTTTAGTTAACTGAGGATTTCCATTCCAAATAGCTCTCAACGATATCTAGACCACAAAGCTCCTTCACAACGGGCATTGTAGCTGGAACCGGCAACTGAAACATTAACTCCGAGTCATTCACACCTTTCCACATCCTTAGCTGTTTCCGCGCTTCTTTAACCGCCTCTCTTGTAGCGCAGTGCACAGAAGCTGCTAGTAGTAACGGAGGCTCTCCTGAAGCTGCATTTACATGAAAACAATATGATCAAAAAGTTGATTCCCGGATCTTGAAATGCTTTGTGTGTACAAAATACTAACCTTTAGAAGAGAGGACGCGCTTTTCGTGGCGTCCACTGTTTAGTATCTCAACGTTGAACTGCCTTGGGATGGTGTCAACAGTGGGGATCTTGTATGTCCATGTGCTGTCTGTCAGAACAAGTCCTTCTGAATCTGTTATGTACTCTTCAAGCATGAAAAAACCAAGTCCTTGCACAAAAGCTCCTTCAATCTGAAGACCGAATAAAAAAACCATCACAATTGTAAGTGAAGAAGA
The DNA window shown above is from Brassica oleracea var. oleracea cultivar TO1000 chromosome C3, BOL, whole genome shotgun sequence and carries:
- the LOC106336499 gene encoding zinc finger CCHC domain-containing protein 7, producing the protein MPRRSDENEDKEDPVAIRDGSDEDEANEDLSLKILEKALSRRELDDSKDTSLSDLGGSGVVSTLMVNGRDSKSHKKKTKTSLEDAHEIPIVLKDQDENIPKGEDEKSAEPTSSNMVLKKLLRGARYFDPPDAGWETCYSCGEPGHVTINCPTPTKRKKPCFICGSLEHGAKQCTKGHDCYICKKSGHRAKDCPDKYKSGSKSAVCLRCGDFGHDMILCKYEYSRDDLKDIQCYVCKSFGHLCCVEPGNSPSWAVSCYRCGQLGHIGLACGRYHEESTEKDSASSCFRCGEEGHFSRECPNSSSISTSHGRDSPSLCYRCNGAGHFARECPNSFQVSKSNRETSTPSSNSHKKFKETPEYNSTPYESNGKKTKKKKRSKENSEHDSTPHESNGKKKKKSKENSQHYSTPHESNGKLKSKKKTHKGEQAHSTPQKSKQRGGWITEDPEEDSFQRGKMRRLRSPVTPSGHNHHRVPTTYMGGHKQRSPTFHSGGNFPTTPYGRNSSFESSGRVSSHPPSRWQPNYPSSRHHQHNQRYAPAPSRYGSAHHYDEFQGDYGRW